The bacterium genome contains a region encoding:
- a CDS encoding FAD-binding protein, producing the protein MADWYETFEHDVLVIGAGGAGMRAAIAAVEAGLSVGLVCKSLLGKAHTVMAEGGIAAALGNVDPRDNWQAHFIDTMRGGKLINDYRMVEIFAREVPDRVYELEQWGGLFDRTPDGKILQRPFGAHTYPRACHVGDRTGLELIRTLQDKAVHSRIEVYMEVTLTWLLKDAERIAGAFGYRREDGRFVLFRAKAVILATGGWGKVYKVTSNSWECTGDGCAMAYDAGAELMDMEMVQFHPTGMVWPPGVRGILVTEAVRGEGGVLRNSLGERFMERYDPKKKELSSRDVVARSIYEEVRAGRGSPHGGAFLDITHWEPEFIKRKLPSMYEQFLKLANIDITKSPMEVAPTVHYVMGGVRVEAGTGATTVPGLFAVGEVAAGLHGANRLGGNSLGDLLVFGKRAGEHAAAYVGGLRAAPQVDEHQAEEERTLLQRPFEGDGQENPFGLHEELQEVMSTHAGIARTGEGLAQGLEKVGALQKRVEGLRVGGSRLFNPGWHACRDVRFMLTLCEAIFRSAIERQESRGAHWRLDYPNQDPQWGTLNVVVYRDGKMKATTRPVPQMPLDLARLIQQTA; encoded by the coding sequence ATGGCTGACTGGTACGAGACATTCGAGCACGACGTCTTGGTAATCGGCGCGGGAGGCGCCGGCATGCGTGCGGCGATCGCCGCGGTGGAGGCTGGGCTCTCCGTCGGCTTGGTGTGCAAGTCGCTCCTCGGCAAGGCCCATACGGTCATGGCGGAGGGGGGGATCGCTGCGGCCCTCGGGAACGTGGATCCTAGGGACAACTGGCAGGCACACTTCATCGATACCATGCGCGGCGGTAAGCTGATCAATGACTATCGCATGGTGGAGATCTTTGCCAGGGAAGTGCCCGACCGTGTGTACGAGTTGGAACAGTGGGGAGGTCTATTCGACCGCACACCCGATGGAAAAATTCTCCAGCGTCCGTTCGGGGCCCACACCTACCCGCGGGCCTGTCACGTCGGTGACCGGACCGGGCTTGAACTCATCCGGACGCTCCAGGACAAGGCGGTGCACAGTAGGATCGAGGTCTACATGGAGGTGACGCTCACCTGGCTGCTCAAGGACGCGGAACGGATCGCCGGGGCGTTTGGCTACCGGCGCGAAGATGGGCGGTTCGTGCTCTTCCGGGCGAAGGCTGTGATCCTGGCCACCGGCGGGTGGGGCAAAGTCTACAAGGTCACGAGCAACTCCTGGGAGTGCACCGGGGACGGGTGTGCGATGGCCTACGATGCCGGCGCCGAACTCATGGACATGGAGATGGTGCAGTTCCACCCTACCGGGATGGTTTGGCCTCCCGGCGTGCGGGGCATCCTGGTGACCGAGGCGGTCCGCGGGGAGGGTGGAGTCCTCCGGAACAGTCTGGGCGAGCGCTTCATGGAGCGGTACGACCCGAAGAAAAAGGAGCTCAGCAGTCGGGACGTAGTCGCGCGGTCCATCTATGAGGAAGTTCGGGCGGGGCGCGGAAGCCCCCATGGCGGGGCGTTTCTGGACATCACCCACTGGGAGCCGGAGTTCATCAAACGGAAACTGCCTAGCATGTACGAGCAGTTCCTCAAGCTGGCGAATATCGACATTACGAAGTCCCCGATGGAAGTCGCGCCAACGGTCCACTACGTGATGGGTGGCGTGCGCGTGGAAGCGGGGACTGGGGCGACGACTGTGCCTGGCCTGTTTGCCGTCGGGGAGGTGGCTGCGGGACTTCACGGCGCCAACCGGCTTGGAGGTAACTCGCTGGGCGACCTCCTGGTTTTCGGCAAGCGGGCTGGCGAGCATGCGGCTGCCTACGTCGGGGGGCTCCGCGCCGCGCCGCAGGTGGACGAGCACCAGGCCGAAGAAGAGCGGACCCTACTCCAGCGCCCGTTCGAGGGGGACGGACAGGAGAATCCCTTCGGTCTGCACGAGGAGTTGCAAGAGGTGATGAGCACACACGCCGGGATCGCGCGGACCGGAGAGGGGCTTGCCCAAGGACTCGAAAAGGTGGGGGCGCTGCAGAAGCGCGTCGAGGGACTCCGGGTCGGAGGCTCGAGGCTTTTCAATCCCGGGTGGCACGCGTGCCGCGACGTCCGCTTCATGCTGACGCTGTGCGAAGCGATCTTCCGGTCGGCGATCGAGCGTCAGGAGAGTCGCGGGGCACACTGGCGCCTGGACTACCCCAACCAAGACCCCCAGTGGGGGACCTTGAACGTCGTCGTGTACCGCGACGGCAAGATGAAGGCGACGACGCGGCCGGTCCCGCAGATGCCGCTCGACCTCGCCCGGCTCATCCAACAGACGGCCTAG
- a CDS encoding succinate dehydrogenase translates to MADHAATHSYASSMPWWLQPAATVTILSGFVVYATWVAFQGHGSIGSYLSPFYSPPVTIAAIPISPAFWVLWAPAGFRATCYYYRKAYYRSYFADPISCMIPESRRQYSGETSFPFVLNNLHRYLLYAAIVVLVFLWIDAIKAFVFNGRFGIHLGSLLFLANVVLLSGYTLGCHAFRHIVGGNLDCYSCASGGRARFRLWQWVTPLNHEHAVWAWASLFSVVAVDVYLRLLMAKEIVDPALF, encoded by the coding sequence ATGGCCGACCATGCGGCGACGCATTCGTATGCCTCATCCATGCCCTGGTGGCTCCAGCCGGCCGCCACCGTTACCATCCTGTCGGGCTTCGTGGTCTACGCGACCTGGGTAGCGTTCCAGGGGCACGGGTCTATCGGGTCGTACCTCTCGCCATTCTACTCGCCTCCGGTGACGATCGCTGCCATCCCGATCTCGCCGGCGTTTTGGGTGCTGTGGGCCCCAGCCGGGTTCCGGGCGACTTGCTATTATTACCGCAAGGCGTACTATCGCTCCTACTTCGCCGACCCCATCTCGTGCATGATCCCTGAGTCCCGCCGTCAGTACAGCGGCGAGACATCGTTTCCCTTCGTCCTCAACAACCTCCACCGCTACCTGCTGTACGCGGCAATCGTGGTGCTCGTCTTCCTGTGGATCGATGCGATCAAGGCGTTTGTGTTTAACGGGCGTTTCGGGATCCACCTGGGCTCGCTGCTGTTCCTCGCCAACGTCGTTCTACTCTCCGGGTACACGCTCGGCTGCCATGCGTTCCGCCACATCGTTGGCGGCAACCTCGACTGCTACTCCTGCGCCAGCGGCGGCCGAGCGCGTTTTCGCCTGTGGCAGTGGGTGACGCCGTTGAACCACGAGCACGCAGTGTGGGCATGGGCGAGCCTCTTTTCCGTCGTCGCCGTCGACGTCTACCTGCGCCTGCTGATGGCGAAAGAGATCGTCGACCCGGCCTTGTTCTAG
- a CDS encoding aspartate ammonia-lyase, with amino-acid sequence MSTDGQYRIERDALGEVRVPADAYYGSQTARAIENFPISGLRLPRAFIAATAMIKRAAAEVNAALKLLDPKVADAIVQAAEEVIDGKWDAQFPIDAFQMGAGTSQNMNANEVIANRAIELLGGRRADYKLVNPNDHVNMAQSTNDVTPTAIRLAALMTLGDLLSALEGLVEALGQKAHEFDSIVKAGRTHLQDAVPVRLGQEFGAYAQAVAIDIERIKNARERLLYIGIGGTATGTGLNADPQYHVRMVRRLSELTGLPLRSSGNLFESMQNMADALECSAALRTLAATLTRIANDLRLMASGPNTGLDEIRLPAVQPGSSIMPGKVNPSMAEMLNMVCFHVMGNDLTVLTAVQAGQLELNVMLPVIALNLLQSIQILTNAVGAFTDRCVRGIVANEERCRHWVEHSAALATALNPYLGYSTVAEVVKEFVRTGRPIRQIVLERGLLSEAQLNEILSVRAMTEPGIPGKARAL; translated from the coding sequence ATGAGCACGGACGGACAGTACCGGATCGAACGTGATGCCTTAGGGGAGGTGCGGGTTCCCGCCGATGCCTACTACGGCTCGCAGACCGCCCGCGCGATCGAGAACTTTCCCATCAGCGGCCTCAGGCTCCCACGGGCGTTCATCGCCGCCACCGCAATGATCAAGCGGGCGGCCGCAGAGGTGAATGCCGCGCTGAAGCTTCTCGATCCGAAGGTCGCGGACGCGATAGTGCAAGCGGCGGAGGAAGTCATCGACGGGAAGTGGGACGCGCAATTTCCGATCGACGCGTTCCAGATGGGCGCCGGCACGTCCCAGAACATGAACGCGAACGAGGTGATCGCCAACCGCGCGATCGAGCTGCTCGGCGGCAGGCGGGCTGACTACAAACTCGTCAACCCCAACGACCATGTCAACATGGCCCAGTCCACCAACGATGTCACGCCGACCGCGATCCGACTTGCCGCGCTGATGACCCTCGGCGACCTGCTCTCAGCCCTCGAGGGCCTTGTGGAAGCGCTGGGGCAGAAGGCCCACGAGTTCGACAGCATCGTGAAGGCCGGCCGCACCCACCTCCAGGACGCCGTCCCGGTTCGGCTGGGCCAGGAGTTCGGCGCGTACGCGCAGGCGGTCGCCATCGACATCGAACGCATCAAGAACGCTCGTGAACGCCTGCTCTACATCGGGATCGGCGGGACGGCGACGGGAACCGGGCTCAACGCCGATCCGCAGTATCACGTCCGGATGGTGCGCCGACTCTCCGAGTTGACCGGGCTGCCGCTTCGCAGTTCGGGGAACCTCTTCGAGTCGATGCAGAACATGGCGGATGCGCTCGAGTGCTCGGCCGCGCTCCGGACCCTCGCCGCCACCCTCACACGCATTGCCAACGATCTGCGCCTGATGGCCTCGGGGCCGAACACAGGCCTCGACGAGATCCGCCTCCCGGCGGTGCAGCCCGGATCCTCGATCATGCCCGGGAAGGTCAACCCATCGATGGCCGAGATGTTGAACATGGTCTGCTTCCATGTGATGGGCAATGATCTGACCGTCTTGACCGCGGTCCAGGCGGGTCAGCTCGAGCTCAACGTCATGCTGCCGGTCATCGCGCTCAACCTCCTTCAGTCGATCCAGATTTTGACCAACGCCGTCGGAGCGTTCACCGACCGGTGCGTACGGGGCATCGTGGCCAACGAGGAGCGGTGCCGTCACTGGGTCGAACACAGCGCGGCGCTGGCGACCGCGCTCAACCCGTACCTTGGTTACAGCACCGTGGCCGAGGTCGTGAAGGAGTTCGTCCGCACGGGCCGCCCGATCCGGCAGATCGTCTTGGAGCGGGGCCTCCTCTCCGAGGCGCAACTCAACGAGATCTTGTCGGTCCGCGCGATGACCGAGCCAGGGATTCCGGGCAAGGCCCGAGCGCTGTAG
- a CDS encoding cob(I)yrinic acid a,c-diamide adenosyltransferase, with protein sequence MTRIYTRTGDGGETSLFGGERVSKDALRVCAYGTVDELNAVIGLARSTEMPQEIDGVLERLQHQLFDLGAELATPDAASRAAGHVMRTPAERVAALEGEIDRFEAMLPALREFVLPGGTPAAAALHHARTVARRAEREIVRLAGQEPVNPELLKYVNRLSDLLFVLARAANHMSGRPDVTWIASR encoded by the coding sequence GTGACGCGAATCTATACGAGAACGGGGGATGGCGGCGAGACGAGCCTCTTCGGCGGCGAACGGGTCTCGAAGGACGCCCTTCGGGTCTGCGCCTACGGCACCGTCGACGAGTTGAACGCGGTCATCGGCCTAGCCCGCTCGACTGAGATGCCCCAGGAGATCGACGGCGTCCTCGAGCGCCTGCAGCATCAGTTGTTCGATCTTGGGGCCGAGCTTGCGACGCCCGACGCGGCTTCCCGGGCAGCCGGGCACGTGATGCGCACGCCCGCGGAGCGGGTGGCAGCCCTCGAAGGGGAGATTGATCGCTTCGAGGCCATGCTGCCGGCCCTACGCGAGTTCGTGCTCCCCGGCGGCACGCCCGCGGCCGCCGCCCTCCACCACGCGCGTACAGTCGCCCGCCGGGCGGAGCGGGAGATCGTACGGCTCGCCGGGCAAGAGCCGGTCAACCCCGAGCTTCTGAAGTATGTCAACCGGCTTTCCGATCTCCTCTTCGTGTTGGCGCGCGCGGCCAACCACATGTCGGGGCGACCCGACGTGACCTGGATCGCCTCTCGCTGA